From the Streptomyces nigrescens genome, one window contains:
- a CDS encoding DUF6397 family protein: MTVMCDGQQTLTMGRAARELELRTGELELATQLGKVRTVLTGTGGRPGAGGSLGRRRVPAEEIARLQAEPCFPEALRERIRTVSTNEAAELMGIGPGRVVRLTRAGCFGPVRFYVNRYGAVVWLYLAAEVTDFADREPDLMRGNTPAAMRVMLDSGQDWRARQWRSRRVAQLMGQTDDPWEAAAVIAAVLPPEELASVAEDPRERSLLRRLRPVLASVITVTPAARESFERVLTADEFDEVMWYRVNLSRELETARREDPGRLRTPAAASSAARPGQPPSFLNSPSWTTETSSLPSRS; encoded by the coding sequence ATGACAGTGATGTGCGACGGGCAGCAGACGCTCACCATGGGGCGAGCGGCCCGTGAACTGGAGCTGAGGACCGGCGAGTTGGAGCTCGCCACCCAGCTCGGAAAGGTGCGGACGGTCCTGACCGGGACCGGTGGCCGGCCGGGAGCCGGCGGATCGCTCGGCCGACGCCGGGTCCCGGCGGAGGAGATCGCCCGCCTGCAGGCCGAGCCGTGCTTCCCCGAAGCGCTCCGCGAACGGATCCGCACGGTCAGCACCAACGAGGCGGCCGAGCTGATGGGCATCGGCCCCGGACGGGTCGTGCGCCTGACCCGGGCCGGCTGCTTCGGCCCCGTCAGGTTCTATGTGAACCGCTACGGCGCGGTGGTCTGGCTCTATCTCGCGGCCGAGGTCACCGACTTCGCCGACCGCGAACCCGACCTGATGCGGGGCAACACCCCCGCGGCGATGCGGGTGATGCTCGACAGCGGACAGGACTGGCGGGCCCGCCAGTGGCGCAGCCGACGGGTCGCCCAGCTCATGGGACAGACCGACGACCCCTGGGAAGCGGCAGCGGTGATCGCCGCCGTGCTGCCCCCGGAGGAACTGGCATCGGTGGCCGAGGACCCGCGGGAGCGGTCCCTGCTGCGCCGGCTCCGGCCCGTTCTGGCCTCCGTGATCACGGTGACCCCGGCCGCCCGGGAATCCTTCGAACGCGTGCTGACAGCGGACGAGTTCGACGAGGTGATGTGGTACCGCGTCAACCTCTCCCGCGAGCTCGAAACGGCCCGCAGGGAAGACCCGGGCCGGCTGCGGACACCCGCGGCCGCGAGCTCCGCCGCCCGCCCCGGTCAGCCGCCGAGCTTCCTGAACAGCCCCTCTTGGACGACCGAGACCAGCAGCCTGCCCTCCCGGTCGTAG
- a CDS encoding roadblock/LC7 domain-containing protein yields the protein MALSSGLDWLLDDLTKRVEKVRHALVLSNDGLVTGASEKLQRDDAEHLAAVASGLHSLAKGSALHFGIGRVRQTMVEFDDGVLFVTAAGDGSCLCVLAGADADLGQVAYEMTLLVNRVGEHLGVAVRQPESYPQV from the coding sequence ATGGCATTGAGCAGCGGACTCGACTGGCTGCTGGACGACCTGACCAAGCGGGTGGAGAAGGTACGGCACGCACTGGTGCTGTCCAACGACGGCCTGGTGACCGGGGCGAGCGAGAAGCTCCAGCGGGACGACGCCGAGCATCTCGCGGCGGTCGCCTCGGGACTGCACAGCCTCGCGAAGGGGTCGGCGCTCCACTTCGGCATCGGGCGGGTGCGCCAGACCATGGTCGAGTTCGACGACGGGGTGTTGTTCGTGACGGCGGCGGGGGACGGCAGCTGCCTGTGCGTGCTGGCCGGCGCCGACGCCGACCTGGGCCAGGTCGCCTACGAAATGACGCTGCTGGTCAACCGTGTCGGCGAGCATCTGGGCGTCGCGGTCCGCCAGCCGGAAAGTTATCCACAGGTCTGA
- a CDS encoding PPOX class F420-dependent oxidoreductase, whose protein sequence is MAHKMTKDEWQRFLSEGTRTGKLATVRDDGGPHVAPVWFLMDGDELVFNTGQETVKGRNLARDGRVALCIDDDRPPFSFVVVHGSAEISNELADVRHWATRIAARYMGEERAEEYGARNGVPGELVVRVRIDKVIALADVAG, encoded by the coding sequence ATGGCACACAAGATGACGAAGGACGAGTGGCAGAGGTTCCTTTCCGAGGGCACCCGTACCGGCAAGCTGGCGACGGTACGGGATGACGGCGGCCCGCACGTCGCCCCGGTGTGGTTCCTCATGGACGGTGACGAGCTGGTGTTCAACACCGGGCAGGAGACGGTCAAGGGCCGCAACCTCGCCCGCGACGGCAGAGTGGCACTGTGCATCGACGACGACCGGCCACCGTTTTCCTTCGTGGTGGTACACGGGTCCGCGGAGATCAGCAACGAGCTGGCGGACGTCCGTCACTGGGCGACCCGGATCGCGGCCCGCTACATGGGCGAGGAGCGGGCGGAGGAGTACGGCGCCCGCAACGGTGTTCCGGGCGAGCTGGTGGTACGGGTCAGGATCGACAAGGTCATCGCCCTGGCGGACGTGGCGGGCTGA
- a CDS encoding GTP-binding protein, whose amino-acid sequence MNAAQGAPEGAAPGLDAELTLKILVAGGFGVGKTTLVGSVSEIHPLRTEERLSEAGETVDDTGGVDRKGTTTVAMDFGRITIRQGLSLYLFGTPGQDRFWFLWDDLSEGALGAVVLADTRRLQDCFPAVDYFERRAIPFLVAVNCFAESRSYGADEVARALDLDRGTPVVLCDARDRDSGKEVLVRLVEHAGRRHSARVLDSVG is encoded by the coding sequence ATGAACGCCGCACAAGGGGCCCCGGAGGGCGCAGCCCCGGGCCTCGACGCCGAGTTGACCCTGAAGATCTTAGTCGCGGGCGGCTTCGGCGTGGGCAAGACAACCCTGGTGGGCTCGGTCAGCGAGATCCACCCGCTGCGTACGGAGGAGCGGCTCAGCGAGGCGGGTGAGACGGTCGACGACACCGGGGGAGTGGACCGCAAGGGCACCACCACGGTGGCGATGGACTTCGGCCGCATCACCATCCGGCAAGGTCTGTCCCTCTACCTCTTCGGCACCCCGGGTCAGGACCGCTTCTGGTTCCTGTGGGACGACCTGTCGGAGGGCGCGCTGGGCGCCGTCGTCCTGGCCGACACCCGGCGCCTGCAGGACTGCTTCCCGGCGGTCGACTACTTCGAGCGCCGCGCGATCCCGTTCCTGGTCGCCGTCAACTGCTTTGCGGAGTCCCGGTCCTACGGCGCCGACGAGGTGGCCCGCGCGCTGGACCTGGACCGCGGCACCCCCGTCGTGCTCTGTGACGCGAGGGACCGCGACTCCGGCAAGGAAGTACTGGTGCGGCTCGTCGAGCACGCGGGGCGGCGGCACTCCGCCAGGGTGCTGGATTCGGTGGGATGA
- a CDS encoding class I SAM-dependent methyltransferase, whose amino-acid sequence MTDHHADRPHEVRAFFASRAATWDAKFPDDGPAYAAGVAELGLQEGERVLDAGCGTGRALPALRTAVGPRGTVLGADLTPEMLQAAVRAGRDRDAALLLADVTRLPLPDAALDAVFAAGLLSHLPDSAGGLTELARAVRPGGRLALFHPIGRAALAARKGRPITPDDLRAEPNLRPLLTDCGWDLVRYEDEDARYLALAVRRG is encoded by the coding sequence ATGACCGACCACCACGCCGACCGTCCGCATGAGGTCCGTGCGTTCTTCGCGTCACGCGCCGCCACCTGGGACGCGAAGTTCCCCGACGACGGCCCCGCCTATGCGGCAGGCGTCGCCGAACTGGGCCTCCAGGAAGGCGAGCGGGTCCTGGACGCCGGCTGCGGTACGGGACGCGCGCTGCCCGCGCTGCGGACGGCCGTGGGACCGCGCGGAACGGTGCTGGGCGCCGATCTCACGCCCGAGATGCTGCAGGCCGCCGTCCGGGCCGGGCGCGACCGTGACGCGGCGCTGCTGCTCGCGGACGTGACCCGGCTGCCGCTGCCCGACGCCGCGCTGGACGCCGTCTTCGCCGCGGGTCTCCTCTCGCATCTGCCGGACTCGGCGGGCGGCCTCACCGAACTCGCCAGGGCCGTACGCCCCGGTGGCCGGCTGGCTCTCTTCCACCCCATCGGGAGGGCCGCCCTCGCCGCGCGCAAGGGCCGCCCCATCACGCCCGACGATCTGCGGGCGGAGCCGAATCTGCGGCCCCTCCTCACCGACTGCGGCTGGGACCTCGTCCGGTACGAGGACGAGGACGCCCGCTACCTGGCGCTGGCGGTCCGCCGGGGATGA
- a CDS encoding oxygenase MpaB family protein, with translation MRRYDWLREIRRLDPERDFLRIYRIIATHEFPWDVTRALELALYRTYAVPSIGRLLAETAELTDRTQKRYDDTALLLDAVVEHGFDSDDGRTAIRRINQMHRSYDISNEDMRYVLCTFVVVPKRWLDEYGWRRLTAHEQHAVATYYRTLGRHMGITELPQTYEDFEQCLDAYEEAHFGWDEGARRVSDATLDLMAGWYGPLAPVVRGASMALLDDSLLDAFRYERPKPAVQKAVRTALKLRAKAVRLLPPRRTPHYARQNPEIKGYPNGFRVAELGTFPASRRTGSCPVPHGEGPAAS, from the coding sequence GTGCGGCGCTACGACTGGTTGAGGGAGATCCGGCGGCTCGACCCGGAGCGCGACTTCCTGCGGATCTACCGCATCATCGCGACCCATGAATTCCCCTGGGACGTCACCCGAGCCCTGGAGCTGGCGCTCTACCGCACCTATGCCGTGCCGAGCATCGGCCGGCTTCTCGCCGAGACGGCGGAGCTGACGGACCGTACCCAAAAGCGCTATGACGACACCGCGCTCCTCCTGGACGCCGTCGTCGAGCACGGCTTCGACAGCGACGACGGCCGGACGGCGATCCGCCGCATCAACCAGATGCACCGCAGCTACGACATCAGCAACGAGGACATGCGCTATGTCCTGTGCACCTTCGTGGTGGTGCCCAAACGGTGGCTCGACGAGTACGGCTGGCGGCGGCTGACCGCCCACGAGCAGCATGCCGTCGCCACCTACTACCGCACCCTCGGCCGCCATATGGGCATCACCGAACTCCCGCAGACCTACGAGGACTTCGAGCAGTGTCTCGATGCCTACGAGGAGGCGCACTTCGGCTGGGACGAGGGCGCGCGAAGGGTCTCGGACGCGACCTTGGACCTGATGGCGGGGTGGTACGGCCCGCTCGCCCCGGTGGTGCGCGGTGCCAGCATGGCCCTTCTGGACGACTCCCTGCTGGACGCCTTCCGGTACGAGCGGCCCAAGCCGGCGGTCCAGAAGGCGGTCCGCACCGCCCTGAAGCTGCGCGCCAAGGCCGTACGGCTGCTGCCGCCCCGCCGCACCCCGCACTACGCCCGCCAGAACCCCGAGATCAAGGGCTATCCGAACGGCTTCCGGGTGGCCGAGCTCGGCACCTTCCCCGCCTCCCGCCGCACCGGCAGCTGCCCGGTTCCGCACGGGGAGGGCCCGGCGGCGTCCTGA